In the genome of Chrysemys picta bellii isolate R12L10 chromosome 17, ASM1138683v2, whole genome shotgun sequence, one region contains:
- the LOC135976190 gene encoding gap junction delta-2 protein-like: MGEWTILERLLEAAVQQHSTMIGRILLTVVVIFRILIVAIVGETVYEDEQTMFMCNTLQPGCNQACYDKAFPISHIRYWVFQIILVCTPSLCFITYSVHQSAKQRDRRYSFLYPLLEKDARKARSVNGILVHNSEGSAKEEPDCLEVKELPSTPRRPPKSAKVKRQEGISRFYIIQVVFRNALEIGFLAGQYFLYGFNVPAIFECDRYPCVKEVECYVSRPTEKTVFLVFMFAVSGICVLLNLAELNHLGWRKIKTAIRGVQARRKSVCEVRKKDLSALAQVPPLGRTQSSESAYV; encoded by the exons ATGGGCGAGTGGACGATCCTGGAAAGGTTGCTGGAGGCCGCGGTGCAGCAGCACTCGACTATGATCGGCAG gaTCCTGCTGACGGTGGTCGTCATCTTCCGGATCCTGATCGTGGCCATTGTGGGCGAGACGGTGTACGAGGACGAGCAGACCATGTTCATGTGCAACACCCTGCAGCCGGGCTGCAACCAGGCCTGCTACGACAAGGCCTTCCCCATCTCCCACATCCGCTACTGGGTCTTCCAGATCATCCTGGTCTGCACGCCCAGCCTCTGTTTCATCACCTACTCCGTCCACCAGTCGGCCAAGCAGCGGGACCGGCGCTACTCCTTCCTCTACCCGCTGCTGGAGAAGGACGCCCGGAAGGCGCGGAGCGTCAACGGGATCCTGGTGCACAACTCCGAGGGCTCGGCCAAGGAGGAACCCGACTGCCTGGAGGTCAAGGAgttgcccagcaccccccggcgCCCGCCCAAGAGCGCCAAGGTGAAGCGGCAGGAGGGCATCTCCCGCTTCTACATCATCCAGGTGGTCTTCCGCAACGCGCTGGAGATCGGCTTCCTGGCGGGCCAGTATTTCCTGTACGGCTTCAACGTGCCGGCCATCTTCGAGTGCGACCGCTACCCCTGCGTCAAGGAGGTGGAGTGCTACGTCTCCCGGCCCACCGAGAAGACCGTCTTCCTGGTCTTCATGTTCGCGGTCAGCGGGATCTGCGTCCTGCTCAACCTGGCCGAGCTCAACCACCTGGGCTGGCGCAAGATCAAGACGGCCATCCGGGGCGTGCAGGCGCGGCGCAAATCCGTCTGCGAGGTGCGCAAGAAGGACCTCTCGGCCCTGGCCCAGGTGCCGCCGCTGGGCCGGACCCAGTCCAGCGAGTCCGCCTACGTCTGA
- the LOC135976413 gene encoding RNA polymerase II-associated factor 1 homolog: MNEKELEAQEARKAQLENHEPEEEEEEEMDKEAQGSDEEPEKGSESEPEASEEEEEEEEGRSGSESEPEASGRSASEGSPEASEEDERAARDKEEIFGSDDEDSEGEGGGGRRSPGEEESGSEGGGPAAPGQPQPQPLPQRQRGLQRRGGRRGRAQRGAAARPPRTPARRGAKATEWALLGGIQPPGPDPPTPLGDRPSTLLPPGGCGPDVGGLTCAGSCWNPPPQLGGSGSAWHPYTWSRTRWACPSRPRDSPLASPSDTGVFLFLLLFVLPLVHTSLYQNPLSGLNKRVSS; the protein is encoded by the exons ATGAACGAGAAGGAACTGGAGGCTCAG GAGGCTCGCAAGGCGCAGCTGGAGAATCACGAGccggaggaggaagaggaggaggagatggacaAGGAGGCCCAGGGCTCAG ACGAGGAGCCGGAGAAGGGCAGCGAGAGCGAGCCGGAGgccagcgaggaggaggaggaggaggaggaagggcgcTCGGGCAGCGAGAGCGAGCCGGAGGCCAGCGGGCGCAGCGCCAGCGAGGGCTCGCCGGAGGCCAGCGAGGAGGACGAGCGGGCGGCCCGCGACAAGGAGGAGATCTTCGGCAGCGACGACGAGGACTCGGagggcgaggggggcggggggcggcgcagccccggggaggaggagagcggcagcgaggggggggggcCGGCGGCGCCGGGCCAGCCGCAGCCGCAGCCCCTTCCTCAGCGGCAGCGAGGGCTCCAACGCCGAGGAGGACGACGAGGACGAGCGCAGCGGGGAGCGGCAGCGAGGCCGCCTCGGACTCCAGCGAGGAGGGGAGCGAAAGCGACTgagtgggctctgctgggggGGATCCAGCCGCCTGGGCCGGATCCACCCACCCCCTTGGGGGACCGTCCCTCCACCTTGCTGCCACCAGGAGGATGTGGGCCTGATGTGGGGGGGCTCACTTGTGCCGGGAGTTGctggaatccccccccccaacttggaGGAAGTGGCTCTGCCTGGCACCCCTATACCTGGTCAAGGACCCGCTGGGCGTGCCCCTCCCGACCCAGGGACTCCCCTCTGGCGTCCCCCTCAGACACTGGGGTGTTTTTATTCTTACTGCTGTTTGTTTTGCCCCTTGTACATACCAGCCTGTACCAGAACCCCCTCTCCGGCCTCAATAAAAGGGTCTCTTCCTAA
- the LOC101944380 gene encoding suppressor of cytokine signaling 5-like codes for MSQAGEGPDRGARPKESSGEAGGRRGGRRRAKLPETPAGQDSEGAEPGRRAGRSLRQRIQDAVGQCFPIKGHGGARSPEFSPSQRKIHLRELMLETCPFPAGSELARKWNLIKQHTAPVSAQEGLACGGAGPAEDEDDRLRERRRISIEQGVEPPPDAMIHTFEATAQINPLYKLGPKLAPGMNELAGDNWATLAPQEEEEEELVAAAPEPELRVHTQIDYIHCLVPDLLQLTRLPCYWGVMDRYQAEALLEGKPEGTFLLRDSAQEDYLFSVSFRRYGRSLHARVEQWNHNFSFDVHDPGVFHAPTVSGLLERYKDPSACMFFEPLLSRPVRRPFPFALQHLCRAVVAGCTSYDGIGRLPIPSALQEYLKEYHYKQKVRVRRLDTRWN; via the coding sequence ATGTCCCAGGCCGGAGAGGGGCCGGACCGAGGCGCCCGGCCCAAGGAGAGCTCGGGCgaggccgggggccggcgcggcgGACGCAGGAGAGCAAAGCTCCCGGAGACCCCGGCGGGGCAGGACTCCGAGGGggccgagccgggccggcgggcaGGGCGCTCGCTGCGGCAAAGGATACAGGATGCGGTGGGTCAGTGTTTCCCCATCAAGGGGCACGGCGGGGCCCGCTCCCCCGAATTCTCCCCTTCCCAGCGCAAGATCCACCTGCGGGAACTGATGCTGGAGACCTGCCCCTTCCCGGCCGGCTCGGAGCTGGCCCGCAAGTGGAATCTCATCAAGCAGCACACGGCGCCCGTGTCGGCCCAGGAGGGGCTGGCCtgcggcggggcggggccggcggaGGACGAGGACGACCGGCTGCGGGAGCGACGGCGCATCAGCATCGAGCAGGGGGTGGAGCCGCCCCCGGACGCCATGATCCACACCTTCGAGGCCACGGCGCAGATCAACCCGCTCTACAAACTGGGGCCCAAGCTGGCCCCTGGCATGAACGAACTGGCCGGGGACAACTGGGCCACCCTGGCCCcccaggaggaagaagaggaggagctggTGGCGGCGGCCCCGGAGCCGGAGCTTCGCGTCCACACCCAGATCGACTACATCCACTGCCTGGTGCCGGATCTGCTGCAGCTGACGCGGCTGCCCTGCTACTGGGGGGTGATGGATCGCTACCAGGCCGAGGCCCTGCTGGAGGGGAAGCCGGAAGGGACCTTCCTGCTGCGGGATTCGGCCCAGGAGGATTATCTCTTCTCGGTCAGTTTCCGGCGCTACGGCCGCTCGCTCCACGCCCGGGTCGAGCAGTGGAACCACAACTTCAGCTTCGACGTGCACGACCCCGGCGTCTTCCACGCCCCCACCGTCTCGGGCCTGCTGGAGCGGTACAAGGACCCCAGCGCCTGCATGTTCTTCGAGCCCCTGCTCTCCCGCCCCGTGCGCCGGCCTTTCCCCTTCGCCCTGCAGCACCTGTGCCGGGCCGTGGTGGCCGGCTGCACCTCCTACGACGGGATCGGccgcctgcccatccccagcgCGCTCCAGGAGTACCTCAAGGAATACCACTACAAGCAGAAGGTGCGGGTGCGGCGGCTGGACACCCGCTGGAACTGA
- the LOC135976354 gene encoding protein Smaug homolog 2-like isoform X1, with protein sequence MMFRDQVGILAGWFKGWNECEQTVALLSLLKRVTRTQARFLQLCLEHSLADCTEIHIVESEANSAEVAALISLWRKRLEEGAGWLLFVPVLHPSLPSLPQTAVISQWHQESKDKVVSLLLSHLPLLQPGNTEAKSEYMKLLQKVLAYSIESNLFIEESRQLLSYALIHPATTLDDRNSLALWLNHLEERLSSGYSGQGRGRPDTAYHSRQGSDEWQGPGDSGMGELGHGWQEKLPRENGHLPFHSSSSVPSAINSIGSNANAALPCQIHPSPLKRSMSLIPTSPQAPGEWMSPDELCARQAFIPGDHAPLSPQSSVASSGSEQTEEQMGSRNTFQEDGSGMKDVPSWLKSLRLHKYAALFSQMTYEEMMTLTEQHLESQNVTKGARHKIALSIQKLRERQSVLKSLEKDILEGGNLWNALQELQQIIITPIKAYSSLQAMAAPKEGQQAVPERHGAPRPGLDKATNGAEDKEPAVDGFSSQTASPCDGESATAPIAEGDIPGQFTRVMGKVCTQLLVSRPDEENITSYLQLIEKCLTHEAFTETQKKRLLSWKQQVLKLLRAFPRKAVLDMQGYRQQKGWAFGSNSLPIAGSVGVGVARRGQRPFQMPPRAMPPSRLGLLSPAGIGGVLPRHALTSPIGSQGRQNLWFANPGGSNSMPGQSRSSVQRTHSLPVHTSPQAIIMFPQDCQIPGTDLEINPTLESLCLSMTEHALGDGTDKTSTI encoded by the exons aagtggctgcattgaTTTCTCTGTGGCGAAAGCGACTGGAGGAAGGAGCAGGCTGGCTCCTGTTTGTTCCGGTTCTTCACCCctctctgccctctctcccccaaacaGCTGTCATCAGCCAATGGCACCAGGAATCGAAGGACAAggtggtctccctgctcctgtctcacctgcccctgctgcagcctggcaaCACAGAAGCCAAGTCCGAATACATGAAGCTATTGCAGAAGGTCCTGGCCTACTCCATCGAGAGCAACCTGTTCATCGAGGAAAGCCGGCAGCTGCTGTCCTACGCCCTCATCCACCCGGCCACCACGCTGGACGATCGCAACTCCCTGGCCCTGTGGCTCAACCACCTCGAGGAACGCCTGTCTAGCGGCTACTCCGGCCAGGGCAGGGGCCGGCCCGACACTGCCTACCACTCGCGCCAGGGCTCGGACGAGTGGCAGGGCCCAGGGGACTCGGGCATGGGGGAGCTGGGACACGGCTGGCAGGAGAAGCTGCCCCGCGAAAACGGACACTTGCCTTTCCACTCCTCTAGCTCGGTGCCCTCGGCCATCAACAGCATCGGAAGCAATGCAAATGCAG ctctgccctgccaaaTCCACCCCAGCCCGCTCAAGCGCTCCATGTCCCTCATCCCCACCAGCCCGCAGGCCCCCGGCGAGTGGATGAGCCCCGACGAGCTTTGCGCCCGGCAGGCGTTCATCCCGGGGGACCACGCGCCCCTGTCCCCCCAGAGCAGCGTGGCCTCCTCGGGCAGCGAACAGACGGAGGAGCAGATGGGCAGCCGTAACACCTTCCAGGAGGATGGCAGTGGCATGAAAG ACGTCCCCTCGTGGCTGAAGAGCCTTCGTCTGCACAAGTACGCAGCCCTCTTCTCCCAGATGACGTATGAAGAGATGATGACCCTCACGGAGCAGCATCTGGAGTCCCAG AACGTGACCAAAGGAGCCAGACACAAAATTGCCTTGAGCATCCAGAAGCTACGGGAGAGGCAGAGTGTTCTCAAGTCTCTGGAGAAG GACATCCTAGAAGGAGGGAACCTGTGGAACGCGCTCCAGGAGCTCCAGCAGATAATCATCACGCCCATCAAAGCATACAGCTCCCTCCAGGCCATGGCCGCGCCCAAGGAGGGGCAGCAGGCGGTGCCCGAGCGCCACGGAGCCCCCAGGCCGGGCCTGGACAAAGCCACCAACGGGGCAGAGGACAAGGAGCCTGCAGTGGACGGCTTCTCGTCCCAGACGGCCTCCCCCTGTGACGGGGAGTCGGCCACGGCACCCATCGCGGAAGGGGACATCCCGGGGCAGTTCACCCGGGTGATGGGGAAAG TGTGCACGCAGCTGCTCGTCTCCCGGCCCGacgaggagaacatcaccagttACCTCCAGCTCATCGAGAAGTGCCTGACTCACGAG GCATTCACGGAGACGCAGAAGAAGAGGCTGTTGTCCTGGAAGCAGCAGGTGCTGAAGCTGTTGCGAGCGTTCCCCCGGAAGGCCGTGCTCGACATGCAAGGGTACCGCCAGCAGAAAGG gtggGCTTTTGGTTCCAACTCTCTCCCCATAGCTGGATCTGTGGGGGTGGGCGTCGCGCGCAGAGGGCAGCGGCCGTTCCAGATGCCCCCTCGAGCCATGCCCCCGAGCCGCTTGGGGCTGCTGAGTCCGGCGGGGATTGGAGGGGTCTTGCCCCGGCATGCACTTACCAGCCCCATCGGGAGCCAGGGACGACAG AATCTGTGGTTCGCCAATCCCGGGGGCAGCAACAGCATGCCCGGCCAGAGCCGCAGCTCGGTCCAGCGCACCCATTCGCTACCCGTCCACACGTCCCCGCAGGCCATCATCATGTTCCCCCAGG ATTGCCAGATCCCCGGAACAGACCTGGAGATCAACCCCACGCTGGAGTCGCTGTGCCTGAGCATGACGGAGCACGCGCTGGGCG ATGGCACCGACAAGACCTCCACCATCTGA
- the LOC135976354 gene encoding protein Smaug homolog 2-like isoform X2: protein MMFRDQVGILAGWFKGWNECEQTVALLSLLKRVTRTQARFLQLCLEHSLADCTEIHIVESEANSAAVISQWHQESKDKVVSLLLSHLPLLQPGNTEAKSEYMKLLQKVLAYSIESNLFIEESRQLLSYALIHPATTLDDRNSLALWLNHLEERLSSGYSGQGRGRPDTAYHSRQGSDEWQGPGDSGMGELGHGWQEKLPRENGHLPFHSSSSVPSAINSIGSNANAALPCQIHPSPLKRSMSLIPTSPQAPGEWMSPDELCARQAFIPGDHAPLSPQSSVASSGSEQTEEQMGSRNTFQEDGSGMKDVPSWLKSLRLHKYAALFSQMTYEEMMTLTEQHLESQNVTKGARHKIALSIQKLRERQSVLKSLEKDILEGGNLWNALQELQQIIITPIKAYSSLQAMAAPKEGQQAVPERHGAPRPGLDKATNGAEDKEPAVDGFSSQTASPCDGESATAPIAEGDIPGQFTRVMGKVCTQLLVSRPDEENITSYLQLIEKCLTHEAFTETQKKRLLSWKQQVLKLLRAFPRKAVLDMQGYRQQKGWAFGSNSLPIAGSVGVGVARRGQRPFQMPPRAMPPSRLGLLSPAGIGGVLPRHALTSPIGSQGRQNLWFANPGGSNSMPGQSRSSVQRTHSLPVHTSPQAIIMFPQDCQIPGTDLEINPTLESLCLSMTEHALGDGTDKTSTI, encoded by the exons CTGTCATCAGCCAATGGCACCAGGAATCGAAGGACAAggtggtctccctgctcctgtctcacctgcccctgctgcagcctggcaaCACAGAAGCCAAGTCCGAATACATGAAGCTATTGCAGAAGGTCCTGGCCTACTCCATCGAGAGCAACCTGTTCATCGAGGAAAGCCGGCAGCTGCTGTCCTACGCCCTCATCCACCCGGCCACCACGCTGGACGATCGCAACTCCCTGGCCCTGTGGCTCAACCACCTCGAGGAACGCCTGTCTAGCGGCTACTCCGGCCAGGGCAGGGGCCGGCCCGACACTGCCTACCACTCGCGCCAGGGCTCGGACGAGTGGCAGGGCCCAGGGGACTCGGGCATGGGGGAGCTGGGACACGGCTGGCAGGAGAAGCTGCCCCGCGAAAACGGACACTTGCCTTTCCACTCCTCTAGCTCGGTGCCCTCGGCCATCAACAGCATCGGAAGCAATGCAAATGCAG ctctgccctgccaaaTCCACCCCAGCCCGCTCAAGCGCTCCATGTCCCTCATCCCCACCAGCCCGCAGGCCCCCGGCGAGTGGATGAGCCCCGACGAGCTTTGCGCCCGGCAGGCGTTCATCCCGGGGGACCACGCGCCCCTGTCCCCCCAGAGCAGCGTGGCCTCCTCGGGCAGCGAACAGACGGAGGAGCAGATGGGCAGCCGTAACACCTTCCAGGAGGATGGCAGTGGCATGAAAG ACGTCCCCTCGTGGCTGAAGAGCCTTCGTCTGCACAAGTACGCAGCCCTCTTCTCCCAGATGACGTATGAAGAGATGATGACCCTCACGGAGCAGCATCTGGAGTCCCAG AACGTGACCAAAGGAGCCAGACACAAAATTGCCTTGAGCATCCAGAAGCTACGGGAGAGGCAGAGTGTTCTCAAGTCTCTGGAGAAG GACATCCTAGAAGGAGGGAACCTGTGGAACGCGCTCCAGGAGCTCCAGCAGATAATCATCACGCCCATCAAAGCATACAGCTCCCTCCAGGCCATGGCCGCGCCCAAGGAGGGGCAGCAGGCGGTGCCCGAGCGCCACGGAGCCCCCAGGCCGGGCCTGGACAAAGCCACCAACGGGGCAGAGGACAAGGAGCCTGCAGTGGACGGCTTCTCGTCCCAGACGGCCTCCCCCTGTGACGGGGAGTCGGCCACGGCACCCATCGCGGAAGGGGACATCCCGGGGCAGTTCACCCGGGTGATGGGGAAAG TGTGCACGCAGCTGCTCGTCTCCCGGCCCGacgaggagaacatcaccagttACCTCCAGCTCATCGAGAAGTGCCTGACTCACGAG GCATTCACGGAGACGCAGAAGAAGAGGCTGTTGTCCTGGAAGCAGCAGGTGCTGAAGCTGTTGCGAGCGTTCCCCCGGAAGGCCGTGCTCGACATGCAAGGGTACCGCCAGCAGAAAGG gtggGCTTTTGGTTCCAACTCTCTCCCCATAGCTGGATCTGTGGGGGTGGGCGTCGCGCGCAGAGGGCAGCGGCCGTTCCAGATGCCCCCTCGAGCCATGCCCCCGAGCCGCTTGGGGCTGCTGAGTCCGGCGGGGATTGGAGGGGTCTTGCCCCGGCATGCACTTACCAGCCCCATCGGGAGCCAGGGACGACAG AATCTGTGGTTCGCCAATCCCGGGGGCAGCAACAGCATGCCCGGCCAGAGCCGCAGCTCGGTCCAGCGCACCCATTCGCTACCCGTCCACACGTCCCCGCAGGCCATCATCATGTTCCCCCAGG ATTGCCAGATCCCCGGAACAGACCTGGAGATCAACCCCACGCTGGAGTCGCTGTGCCTGAGCATGACGGAGCACGCGCTGGGCG ATGGCACCGACAAGACCTCCACCATCTGA